One Flammeovirga agarivorans DNA window includes the following coding sequences:
- the leuC gene encoding 3-isopropylmalate dehydratase large subunit: MSNNKPRTLFEKVWDSHVVQRKENYPDVLYIDTHFIHEVTSPQAFNGLRGRGIQLARVDQTWGTADHNVPTKDQHLPIKEALSRHQVETLTKNCDEFGVKLYGLGHPFQGIVHVIGPELGVTQPGKTIVCGDSHTSTHGAFGSIAFGIGTSQVEQVMSSQCTLQNKPKAMRIVVDGELQEGVSAKDIVLYIISKLSASGGTGYFIEFAGSAIRNLSMEGRMTVCNMSIEMGARGGIIAPDQTTFDYLEGREFSPKGEEWEKSVAYWSSLPTDEGATFDAEFVYNAADIAPMVTYGTNPGMGVGVDSSVPTPESESDKKALEYMGLEEGESLIGKPIDYVFIGSCTNARIEDLRAVAEFVKGKKKADGVNVWIVPGSKQVEKQAIAEGLDKVYAEAGFELREPGCSACLGMNEDKVPAGLYCISTSNRNFEGRQGPGARTLLASPLTAAAAAVNGHIVDIRKELTTA, from the coding sequence ATGAGCAACAACAAACCGAGAACACTATTCGAAAAGGTATGGGATAGTCACGTCGTTCAAAGAAAAGAAAATTACCCTGATGTACTTTACATCGATACGCATTTCATTCATGAAGTAACCAGTCCACAAGCATTTAATGGACTGAGAGGTAGAGGTATTCAGCTTGCTCGTGTAGACCAAACTTGGGGTACTGCAGATCATAATGTTCCAACAAAAGATCAGCATTTACCTATTAAAGAGGCATTATCTAGACACCAAGTAGAGACTTTAACAAAAAACTGTGATGAGTTTGGAGTAAAGCTTTACGGATTGGGTCACCCTTTTCAAGGTATCGTTCACGTTATCGGACCAGAATTAGGAGTTACTCAACCAGGTAAAACAATTGTTTGTGGTGATAGCCACACCTCTACTCATGGTGCTTTTGGTTCAATTGCGTTTGGAATCGGAACATCACAAGTAGAACAAGTAATGTCTTCTCAATGTACTTTACAAAACAAACCAAAAGCAATGCGTATCGTTGTGGATGGTGAGTTACAAGAAGGTGTGAGTGCAAAAGACATCGTATTATATATTATCTCAAAATTATCTGCATCTGGTGGTACAGGTTATTTTATTGAGTTTGCTGGTTCTGCCATCCGTAATTTATCTATGGAAGGTAGAATGACAGTTTGTAACATGAGTATCGAAATGGGTGCTCGTGGTGGTATTATCGCACCAGATCAAACTACTTTCGATTACCTAGAAGGAAGAGAATTTTCTCCAAAAGGTGAAGAATGGGAAAAGTCAGTAGCCTACTGGAGCAGTCTTCCTACAGACGAAGGTGCTACTTTTGATGCTGAATTCGTTTATAATGCTGCTGATATTGCACCAATGGTTACTTATGGTACTAACCCAGGTATGGGTGTTGGTGTTGATAGTTCTGTACCAACTCCTGAGAGTGAGTCAGATAAAAAAGCATTAGAATACATGGGCTTAGAAGAAGGTGAATCTTTAATCGGTAAGCCAATTGACTATGTATTTATTGGTAGCTGTACCAATGCTCGTATTGAGGATTTAAGAGCTGTTGCTGAATTTGTAAAAGGCAAGAAGAAGGCTGATGGTGTAAATGTTTGGATCGTTCCAGGTTCAAAACAAGTAGAAAAACAAGCGATTGCAGAAGGCTTAGACAAAGTATATGCTGAAGCTGGTTTTGAACTACGCGAGCCAGGTTGTTCTGCTTGTTTAGGTATGAACGAAGATAAAGTTCCTGCAGGTTTATACTGTATCTCTACATCAAACAGAAACTTTGAAGGTAGACAAGGACCTGGAGCTAGAACGTTATTAGCTTCTCCGTTAACTGCTGCTGCTGCTGCCGTAAACGGTCATATTGTAGACATTAGAAAAGAGTTAACGACTGCTTAA
- the leuD gene encoding 3-isopropylmalate dehydratase small subunit, producing MKYIKSTCVPLNIENVDTDQIIPARFLKATTKEGFGDNLFRDWRYDKQEQPIADFVLNQDTYKGEVLVAGKNFGCGSSREHAAWAIGDYGFKIVVSSFFADIFKGNALNNGILPLVVSEEFLAELFADIEADPSTSLEVDLETQKAWISGKEDNKQSFEIDDYKKMCLINGYDDIDYLLSLKDEIAKYEANRAYTFNV from the coding sequence ATGAAATATATAAAATCAACTTGCGTTCCATTAAACATTGAGAACGTTGATACTGACCAAATCATCCCTGCTCGTTTCTTAAAAGCTACAACTAAAGAAGGCTTTGGAGATAACCTTTTTAGAGATTGGAGATATGACAAGCAAGAGCAACCGATTGCCGATTTCGTATTAAACCAAGATACTTATAAAGGTGAAGTTCTTGTTGCAGGTAAAAACTTTGGTTGTGGTTCATCTCGTGAACATGCAGCTTGGGCTATTGGTGACTATGGTTTCAAGATCGTTGTATCAAGTTTCTTTGCTGATATTTTTAAGGGAAATGCCTTAAACAATGGTATTCTTCCTTTAGTGGTTTCAGAAGAGTTCTTAGCAGAATTATTTGCAGATATCGAAGCAGATCCTTCTACTTCTCTTGAAGTAGATTTAGAAACACAAAAAGCATGGATTTCAGGAAAAGAAGATAACAAACAATCTTTTGAAATCGATGATTATAAAAAAATGTGTTTGATTAATGGATATGACGATATTGATTATTTATTAAGCTTGAAAGATGAGATTGCCAAATATGAGGCAAACAGAGCTTATACTTTCAATGTGTAA
- the rimK gene encoding 30S ribosomal protein S6--L-glutamate ligase: MKIAILSRNTNLYSTKRLVEAAERMGHEAIIVDHLKCTIELEKKSPRIFYNGSYLDDVDAIIPRIGSSVTFYGTAVVRQFEMMQVFSAVDSQALANSRDKLRSLQILAKAGVGLPKTVFTNYAKDVDHVIESVGGAPLILKLLEGTQGLGVVLAETKNAAKSVIEAFNGLKARVIAQQFIKESGGADIRAFVVDGRVVGAMKRQGKEGEFRSNLHRGGSAQLIELSNEEELTALKATKAMGLGVAGVDMLQSKNGPLVLEVNSSPGLEGIENATNIDIAKEIIKYLERNV; this comes from the coding sequence ATGAAAATTGCCATCCTTTCTAGAAACACAAACTTATATTCTACAAAACGTCTAGTAGAAGCTGCAGAGCGAATGGGGCATGAAGCTATCATTGTAGACCATCTAAAATGTACTATCGAATTAGAAAAGAAAAGTCCTAGAATATTCTACAATGGAAGTTACTTAGATGATGTTGATGCTATTATCCCAAGAATTGGCTCTTCTGTAACATTTTACGGTACGGCTGTAGTACGTCAATTTGAGATGATGCAGGTATTCTCTGCAGTAGACTCTCAAGCATTGGCTAACTCAAGAGATAAACTTAGAAGTTTACAGATCCTTGCTAAGGCAGGGGTAGGTTTACCAAAAACGGTGTTCACTAACTACGCAAAAGATGTTGACCATGTAATTGAATCTGTAGGAGGTGCACCGTTAATTCTAAAATTATTAGAAGGAACACAAGGTTTAGGTGTTGTATTAGCAGAAACTAAAAACGCAGCTAAATCAGTAATAGAAGCTTTTAATGGGCTAAAAGCAAGAGTTATTGCTCAACAATTTATTAAAGAATCAGGTGGAGCTGATATACGTGCTTTTGTTGTTGATGGTAGAGTTGTAGGAGCAATGAAACGTCAGGGCAAAGAAGGCGAATTTCGTTCGAACCTACATAGAGGTGGAAGTGCACAATTAATAGAATTATCCAATGAAGAAGAGCTTACAGCATTAAAGGCTACCAAGGCAATGGGACTTGGAGTTGCCGGTGTGGATATGTTGCAATCTAAAAATGGACCTTTGGTTCTAGAAGTAAATTCATCTCCTGGGTTGGAGGGAATCGAAAATGCGACAAATATTGATATCGCAAAAGAGATTATTAAATATCTAGAAAGAAATGTCTAA
- a CDS encoding succinylglutamate desuccinylase/aspartoacylase family protein, whose protein sequence is MSNDKFVLLGTEIKKGKGAILELEVAKLHTRNSLKVPVIVERGKKDGPVLLLLGGVHGDESNGVAIVRDIIRKKINKPKSGTVICIPVFNVFGYLNLTRAFPDGRDLNRVFPGSSRGSLASQFANKFTKEIAPYVDCVLDFHTGGADRSNYPNIRCNFDDKVEFSLAKVFGAPYMMHSKYIHHSIRETIHKMGKPIILFEGGKSLHLDNDVISIGVNGALNVMKYLNMHEGDVEIKQDSVLIKKSKWLRAPYSGIFESMVKNGQFVTKKTLIGRVSDPFGEFEKKIYAPFDCYIFGLNTAPNVNRGDAIYHVSVKHE, encoded by the coding sequence ATGTCTAATGATAAATTTGTCTTATTAGGTACAGAGATAAAAAAAGGCAAAGGTGCTATCCTTGAGTTAGAAGTGGCAAAACTTCATACTCGAAATAGCTTAAAAGTACCAGTGATTGTTGAAAGAGGGAAGAAAGATGGCCCTGTTTTATTGCTACTTGGAGGAGTACATGGAGATGAATCTAACGGTGTCGCGATCGTTAGAGATATAATCAGAAAGAAAATCAATAAGCCTAAAAGTGGAACAGTAATATGTATTCCAGTCTTTAACGTTTTTGGTTATCTAAATCTAACAAGAGCATTTCCTGATGGCAGAGACTTAAACAGGGTTTTCCCTGGGTCATCAAGAGGATCTTTAGCTAGTCAGTTTGCAAATAAATTCACAAAGGAAATCGCTCCTTATGTTGATTGTGTATTAGATTTTCATACAGGTGGTGCGGATAGAAGTAACTACCCTAATATACGTTGCAATTTTGATGATAAGGTAGAGTTCTCATTAGCTAAAGTTTTTGGAGCTCCCTATATGATGCATTCAAAATATATTCATCATTCTATCCGAGAAACGATTCACAAGATGGGAAAACCCATTATTCTATTTGAAGGAGGTAAATCGCTTCATTTAGATAACGATGTGATATCAATTGGCGTAAATGGAGCGTTGAATGTTATGAAATACCTGAATATGCATGAGGGCGATGTGGAAATAAAGCAAGACTCAGTATTAATTAAGAAGAGTAAATGGCTAAGAGCGCCTTATTCAGGAATCTTCGAATCAATGGTAAAAAATGGTCAATTCGTAACTAAAAAGACATTGATTGGTAGGGTCTCAGACCCCTTCGGAGAGTTTGAAAAGAAAATATATGCACCTTTTGACTGCTATATTTTCGGATTAAACACAGCTCCCAATGTAAATAGAGGTGATGCTATTTACCATGTGAGTGTAAAACATGAATAG
- the leuB gene encoding 3-isopropylmalate dehydrogenase, whose protein sequence is MKKKITVMAGDGIGLEVTGITQNILGIIGERFGHEFEFTPALIGHSAIEATGEPCPQETIDTCKASDAVLLGAVGMPMYDNNPNLKVRPEQGLLKIRKELGLFSNIRPIKLFDELLYTSSIKPEILQGSDIIFFRELTGGIYFGTPRERNEDGTEAIDTLRYSKMEVERIARQAFESAMTRRKKLCSVDKANVLESSRLWRETVQELSSEYPEVEVTHMFIDNAAMQLIRDPKQFDVIVTGNMFGDILTDEASQIAGSMGMLPSASVGSEIGLYEPIHGSAPDIAGKGIANPIASVLSGALMLDISFGMKDESDAIISAVDQFLKEGYRTTDIATDETPEDKRMNTEATGKKLAELLSAVTA, encoded by the coding sequence ATGAAAAAGAAAATTACAGTGATGGCCGGTGACGGTATCGGATTAGAAGTTACAGGTATCACTCAAAATATATTAGGAATCATTGGTGAGCGTTTCGGACATGAGTTCGAATTCACTCCAGCATTGATTGGTCACTCAGCGATCGAAGCAACAGGAGAACCTTGTCCTCAAGAAACAATTGACACTTGTAAGGCTTCAGATGCTGTACTTCTTGGTGCAGTAGGTATGCCGATGTACGACAATAACCCTAACTTAAAAGTACGTCCTGAGCAAGGTCTACTTAAAATCCGTAAGGAATTAGGTTTATTCTCTAACATCCGTCCAATCAAGCTTTTTGATGAGTTATTATATACTTCATCTATCAAGCCTGAGATTCTTCAAGGTTCTGATATTATTTTCTTCCGCGAATTAACTGGTGGTATCTATTTCGGTACTCCTCGTGAGCGTAATGAAGATGGTACTGAAGCGATCGATACACTTCGTTATTCTAAAATGGAAGTAGAGCGTATCGCTCGTCAAGCATTCGAATCAGCTATGACTCGTCGTAAGAAATTATGTTCTGTTGATAAAGCGAACGTTCTTGAGTCTTCTCGTTTATGGAGAGAAACAGTGCAAGAATTATCTTCTGAATACCCTGAAGTAGAAGTTACACATATGTTTATCGATAACGCTGCTATGCAGTTGATTAGAGATCCAAAACAATTTGATGTAATTGTAACGGGTAACATGTTTGGTGATATTCTTACGGATGAAGCTTCTCAAATTGCAGGTTCTATGGGTATGTTACCTTCTGCTTCTGTGGGGTCAGAAATCGGACTATACGAGCCAATTCACGGTTCAGCTCCAGACATCGCAGGAAAAGGAATTGCTAACCCAATTGCTTCTGTTTTATCAGGTGCATTAATGCTAGATATTTCTTTCGGCATGAAAGATGAAAGCGATGCTATTATCAGTGCAGTAGACCAATTCTTAAAAGAAGGTTACAGAACTACTGATATCGCTACAGATGAAACTCCTGAAGACAAGAGAATGAATACTGAAGCTACAGGTAAAAAGCTTGCTGAACTTTTATCTGCAGTAACTGCATAG
- a CDS encoding ATP-dependent zinc protease family protein: MEIIGRSDKVDFPELHLENLEVKVDTGAYTSSIHCHDIKEIIIDEVKHLSFKVLDPEYSKYHDNTITVNNYKSKMIKSSFGDVEERYVIKTFVILFNKEYPIELSLSNRSEMRFPVLIGRKFLNKKFMVDTSVKNQSFLSKQP; this comes from the coding sequence ATGGAAATTATAGGAAGAAGTGACAAAGTAGATTTCCCTGAACTGCATTTAGAAAATCTTGAAGTGAAAGTAGATACTGGTGCTTATACCTCTTCAATACACTGTCACGATATAAAAGAAATTATTATCGACGAAGTAAAGCACCTAAGTTTTAAAGTTTTAGATCCCGAATATTCGAAATATCATGATAACACGATTACAGTCAATAATTATAAATCAAAGATGATTAAAAGTTCATTTGGTGATGTTGAAGAACGCTATGTTATCAAAACATTTGTAATCCTTTTTAATAAGGAATACCCAATTGAACTATCACTTTCTAACCGAAGTGAAATGAGATTTCCTGTATTAATAGGAAGGAAGTTTCTCAACAAAAAATTTATGGTAGACACATCTGTGAAAAACCAATCTTTTCTCTCAAAACAACCTTAA
- the dxs gene encoding 1-deoxy-D-xylulose-5-phosphate synthase: MLIQPGELLAKIDAPSDLRKLPLDKLYQVCEELREFIIDNVSIYGGHFGASLGVTELSVALHYVYNTPYDRIVWDVGHQAYNHKILTGRRDDFHTNRQYGGLSGFPKRDESEYDTFGVGHSSTSISAALGMAIASKEKGEHDRMHIAVIGDGSMTAGMAFEAMNHAGASDANILIILNDNRMAIDPNQGALKDYLTDITTSPMYNKLREEVWNMLGKVKKIGPHAQQAVSAAENALKSALLEQSNLFEALGLRYFGPVDGHDINHLVHVLDDLKNIPGPKILHAVTVKGKGYALAEKDQTKWHAPGKFDKLTGEIKKKVYTTPQPPKYQVVFGETILEMARENDKIMGITPAMPSGSSLNIMMKEMPDRAIDVGIAEQHAVTFAAGLAAEGMIPFCNIYSSFMQRAYDQVIHDACIQNLPVIFTLDRAGFAGADGATHHGAYDIAFMRCIPNLVVAAPMNEAELRHLMKTAVDHRTSPFCIRYPRGQGVMPEWRVPMENIEVGKGRKIQDGEEVAILTFGHIGNYVVQLRDRFQAAGLNPAHYDMRFVKPLDEEMLEEVFAKFDKVITIEDGCLQGGFGSAILEWVMDRQIMNKKVVRLGIPDTIIEHGEQIELQAEAGFDHEGIFNAVVNLSEKVKKSVDVLEKSK, from the coding sequence ATGCTTATTCAACCAGGTGAACTCCTAGCGAAAATAGACGCACCAAGTGATTTGCGAAAACTTCCTCTTGATAAACTTTATCAAGTGTGTGAAGAGTTACGTGAGTTTATCATAGATAATGTTTCTATCTATGGTGGTCACTTCGGAGCAAGTCTTGGAGTTACTGAGCTTTCTGTAGCTTTACATTATGTATATAATACTCCATATGATCGCATCGTTTGGGATGTTGGTCATCAGGCGTATAACCATAAAATACTAACAGGAAGAAGAGATGATTTTCATACCAACCGTCAGTATGGTGGACTTTCAGGGTTCCCTAAAAGAGACGAAAGTGAGTATGATACATTTGGTGTAGGTCACTCTTCTACATCTATCAGTGCTGCTTTGGGTATGGCGATTGCTTCCAAAGAAAAAGGCGAACATGATAGAATGCACATTGCTGTGATAGGTGATGGCTCCATGACTGCAGGTATGGCTTTTGAAGCCATGAATCACGCAGGAGCATCAGATGCAAACATTCTAATTATCTTAAATGATAATAGAATGGCCATTGATCCTAACCAAGGAGCATTGAAAGACTATCTTACTGATATTACTACCTCTCCTATGTATAATAAATTGAGAGAGGAAGTATGGAACATGTTGGGAAAAGTAAAGAAAATTGGCCCACATGCTCAACAAGCAGTATCTGCAGCAGAAAATGCTTTAAAATCAGCATTATTAGAGCAAAGTAATTTATTCGAAGCATTAGGTCTTCGTTATTTTGGCCCGGTAGATGGTCATGACATCAACCATTTGGTTCATGTTTTAGATGATCTGAAAAATATACCAGGACCAAAAATTCTCCATGCTGTTACTGTAAAAGGTAAAGGATATGCATTAGCAGAAAAAGATCAGACCAAATGGCATGCACCTGGTAAGTTTGATAAACTTACTGGAGAGATAAAGAAAAAAGTATATACCACTCCACAGCCTCCAAAATATCAAGTAGTCTTTGGCGAGACTATCTTAGAGATGGCTAGAGAGAACGATAAAATTATGGGTATTACACCTGCAATGCCTTCAGGAAGTTCATTAAATATCATGATGAAAGAAATGCCTGATAGAGCTATTGATGTAGGTATTGCTGAACAACATGCTGTCACATTTGCGGCAGGTTTAGCAGCAGAAGGTATGATTCCTTTCTGTAATATCTATTCCTCTTTCATGCAAAGAGCATATGATCAAGTGATCCATGATGCTTGTATCCAAAATCTTCCTGTAATTTTCACTTTAGATAGAGCAGGTTTTGCAGGAGCAGATGGAGCAACACACCATGGAGCTTACGATATTGCTTTTATGCGTTGTATACCAAACTTGGTAGTCGCAGCACCTATGAATGAAGCTGAACTTCGTCATTTAATGAAGACAGCAGTAGATCATAGAACTTCACCTTTCTGTATCAGATACCCAAGAGGTCAGGGTGTGATGCCAGAGTGGAGAGTGCCTATGGAAAATATTGAAGTAGGTAAAGGCCGTAAAATTCAAGATGGTGAAGAAGTAGCGATTCTTACTTTTGGACACATTGGTAATTACGTTGTTCAATTAAGAGATAGATTCCAAGCTGCCGGATTGAACCCTGCCCATTACGATATGCGTTTTGTAAAGCCACTAGACGAGGAAATGCTCGAAGAAGTCTTTGCTAAATTTGATAAGGTAATAACTATTGAAGATGGTTGTCTTCAAGGTGGTTTTGGATCTGCAATCTTAGAGTGGGTAATGGATCGTCAGATCATGAATAAGAAAGTTGTTCGATTAGGTATTCCTGATACTATTATCGAACATGGTGAACAAATTGAATTACAAGCTGAAGCAGGTTTCGACCACGAAGGAATCTTCAATGCAGTAGTCAATTTATCAGAGAAAGTGAAAAAATCCGTAGATGTTTTAGAAAAAAGTAAGTAA
- a CDS encoding outer membrane beta-barrel protein — MKPYIIILFLLIPNLGLAQSTTVIEGKITGKDNHEALVNALITISNSTSRYQVLSNLDGYFKITLKEKGSYKIEAMYLGYKNVTKELLINDSEPLTVSIELEPMFTELTEVEVVGDVPIVIKEDTIQFSSSNYKTHEDATAEDLVTKIPGVETDDNGGITAEGESVKKILVDGKEFFGDDPKNALTNLPAEMVDYVQIIDQKSDQSEFTGFDDGERSKTINFVTKKDAKYSYFGKAEAGVGTDQRYSAGGNINIFKGEQRLSFTGLSNNVNQQGFMSDNLSEGPKRGRRGRRGNGNGPTNNLTAQSNGINTSHSLGTNYIDSWGDKWDVNGSYTYKIVDNETDETSTTDYFVSESTNQVVDEILDIDSHKENHNFNLRLDYEANPNTSIRIRPVVKLENSNSSASSLSNTNLQDGTALNSSVMSDYSTTNSADINNSFLLRHKLNQEGRTITLDWKVYYHQDNTNQDAFTNINYYESDNTENDSTAQRILGETEKFRTSANLIFTEKLTTNLQLKLNYFQSWEQQKSDRKTYDILGQNIDGGEFIEDLSSTFTSQQNIYRPEAGLLFKKDKLNITTAVKYQYSTLHNESIYPYEEVTSTNFGYLLPSVFINYAFSRSKRLRFSYQKNVTLPSVSNLQSVVDYSDPLNVSTGNPYLEGEENHVLRINFKNFNIARKELFFVNFTAQQTNNKITQYSFIAESDTTINGVPLKKGSSYTAPVNLDGYLTARGILVYSKPIRPIKTNISFMTTGGYTRNVGITNDLQSYTFDSSLGQGVKLASNISKNVDFNISGMATYHWINNDQNETLNGNYLHNKIRAKLTVEPIQRLQLSTSFTGNIYIGDDDLIQENIYKWNAAIAYKLFKKRQGEFRFSVSDILNQNSSISRTVTESYIQTSTYNVLPRYFMLSFIYRPKGKTNPKGERGERGGMRRGGMMPF, encoded by the coding sequence ATGAAACCATATATTATTATTCTTTTTCTTTTAATACCAAATCTAGGTCTTGCACAATCGACTACAGTTATTGAGGGTAAGATAACAGGGAAAGACAATCATGAAGCATTAGTCAATGCATTAATCACAATATCAAATTCAACATCAAGATATCAGGTTCTATCCAATTTAGATGGATATTTTAAAATCACTTTAAAAGAAAAAGGATCCTACAAAATCGAAGCAATGTATCTAGGATATAAGAATGTCACTAAAGAATTGTTGATTAATGATAGTGAACCTTTAACTGTAAGCATTGAATTAGAGCCAATGTTTACTGAACTAACAGAAGTAGAGGTTGTAGGAGATGTTCCTATTGTAATTAAAGAGGATACCATACAGTTTTCATCAAGTAATTACAAAACACATGAAGATGCCACAGCTGAAGATCTTGTCACAAAAATACCAGGAGTAGAAACCGATGATAATGGAGGTATTACCGCAGAAGGAGAATCAGTAAAAAAAATATTAGTCGATGGGAAGGAGTTTTTTGGTGATGATCCAAAAAATGCACTAACCAACTTACCAGCTGAAATGGTAGATTATGTACAAATCATCGATCAAAAAAGTGATCAATCTGAGTTTACTGGATTTGATGACGGAGAAAGAAGTAAAACCATCAATTTTGTGACTAAAAAGGATGCAAAATACTCTTACTTCGGAAAAGCAGAAGCAGGAGTTGGAACAGACCAACGCTATAGTGCAGGAGGAAATATCAATATTTTTAAGGGTGAACAGCGTTTGTCTTTTACTGGATTAAGTAATAATGTAAACCAACAAGGGTTTATGTCTGATAACTTATCGGAAGGTCCTAAAAGAGGACGTCGAGGAAGAAGAGGTAATGGTAATGGACCCACTAACAACTTAACTGCTCAGTCTAATGGTATAAACACATCACATTCTCTTGGTACAAATTATATCGACTCTTGGGGAGATAAATGGGATGTCAATGGAAGTTATACTTATAAGATTGTGGACAATGAAACTGATGAAACTTCCACTACAGATTACTTTGTTTCAGAGTCAACAAATCAAGTGGTAGATGAAATCCTTGATATAGATTCACATAAGGAAAATCATAACTTTAACCTTCGGTTAGATTATGAAGCCAACCCAAATACGTCTATTCGTATACGTCCTGTTGTTAAACTTGAAAATAGTAATAGTTCTGCTTCTAGCTTATCAAATACCAATCTTCAAGATGGAACAGCTCTTAATAGCTCAGTGATGTCAGATTATAGTACAACCAACTCTGCTGATATCAATAATAGTTTCTTATTGAGACATAAGTTAAACCAAGAAGGAAGAACTATCACCTTGGATTGGAAAGTGTATTACCATCAAGATAATACCAATCAAGATGCATTTACGAACATCAATTATTATGAGAGTGATAATACCGAAAATGATTCCACAGCTCAGCGAATACTTGGAGAAACTGAAAAGTTTAGAACGTCAGCCAACCTTATTTTTACAGAAAAGTTAACCACAAATCTACAGTTGAAATTGAATTATTTTCAGAGTTGGGAACAACAGAAATCTGATCGAAAAACTTATGATATACTAGGACAAAATATCGATGGAGGAGAATTTATAGAAGACCTATCCAGCACTTTCACATCTCAGCAGAATATTTATAGACCTGAAGCGGGGTTATTATTTAAGAAAGATAAACTGAATATCACAACAGCAGTAAAATATCAATATTCGACTCTTCATAATGAAAGTATTTATCCCTATGAGGAAGTTACTAGTACCAATTTTGGTTATCTGCTACCAAGTGTATTTATCAACTATGCTTTTTCAAGAAGTAAAAGGTTAAGATTTTCTTATCAAAAAAATGTAACACTTCCATCGGTGAGCAACTTACAATCTGTAGTAGATTATAGTGATCCATTAAATGTTTCGACAGGTAACCCTTATTTGGAAGGAGAAGAAAATCATGTACTGCGTATCAATTTTAAAAATTTCAATATTGCTAGAAAAGAATTGTTCTTTGTGAATTTTACAGCTCAGCAAACCAACAATAAGATCACTCAATATTCTTTCATAGCTGAAAGTGATACTACAATCAATGGAGTACCATTAAAGAAAGGTTCTTCCTATACAGCCCCTGTAAATTTAGATGGATATCTTACTGCCAGAGGAATTTTAGTTTACTCTAAACCTATTCGACCTATTAAAACCAATATTTCATTTATGACTACAGGCGGGTACACTAGAAATGTTGGTATTACTAATGATCTACAATCGTATACTTTCGATAGTTCATTAGGTCAAGGGGTTAAACTAGCAAGTAATATTAGTAAAAATGTAGATTTCAATATTTCGGGAATGGCCACTTATCATTGGATTAATAATGATCAGAATGAAACTCTTAATGGTAATTATCTACACAATAAAATCCGAGCAAAACTAACAGTAGAACCAATTCAAAGACTCCAATTAAGTACTTCGTTTACAGGTAATATCTATATCGGTGATGATGATTTAATACAGGAGAATATTTATAAGTGGAATGCTGCTATCGCCTATAAGCTGTTTAAAAAACGCCAAGGAGAATTTCGTTTTTCAGTCTCTGATATACTCAATCAAAATAGTAGTATTAGTAGAACTGTTACAGAAAGTTATATACAAACCAGTACATATAATGTATTACCAAGATACTTTATGCTATCATTTATATACCGTCCAAAAGGAAAAACAAACCCGAAGGGAGAACGCGGTGAAAGAGGTGGTATGCGTAGAGGAGGCATGATGCCATTTTAG